A region from the Desulfomarina profundi genome encodes:
- a CDS encoding CerR family C-terminal domain-containing protein: protein MNRQNHKKEKNARDRLLEAAIDVFGRDGFEAATTRSITSKAGVNIAAIPYYFDSKEGLYKAVVTHIVETIQTQVADMVHTATAMQFTGDSGKQKALTTLLTLIEKMIMFAVGSAESRRFSRIIFREQMYPTASYDIIYKGYMEPILDTLATLITVITENPSRRTAQLRAMAIIGQVLIFRVARETIVRSLDMQGYDSSETEDICRIILEHTRKTLTHLTEQ from the coding sequence ATGAACCGGCAAAATCACAAAAAAGAAAAAAATGCAAGAGACCGGCTGCTTGAAGCAGCAATTGATGTTTTCGGCAGGGATGGTTTTGAAGCAGCCACCACGAGAAGCATAACCAGTAAAGCGGGCGTCAATATCGCTGCCATCCCCTATTATTTTGACAGCAAAGAAGGATTGTACAAGGCCGTTGTGACCCATATTGTCGAAACAATTCAAACCCAGGTTGCTGATATGGTGCACACAGCTACCGCCATGCAGTTTACCGGTGATTCAGGAAAACAGAAAGCCCTAACCACATTGCTGACCCTGATTGAAAAAATGATCATGTTTGCTGTGGGATCGGCGGAAAGCCGGCGATTTTCACGAATTATATTTCGGGAACAGATGTATCCGACCGCTTCCTATGACATTATTTACAAGGGATATATGGAACCCATCCTGGATACCCTTGCCACCCTGATCACGGTTATCACCGAAAATCCCTCACGACGGACAGCTCAATTGAGGGCCATGGCCATCATCGGTCAAGTCCTCATCTTTCGGGTTGCCCGGGAAACCATAGTTCGCTCTCTGGATATGCAGGGATACGACTCTTCGGAAACTGAAGATATCTGCAGGATTATCCTTGAACATACCCGCAAAACGCTTACACACCTCACAGAGCAATAA
- a CDS encoding TolC family protein, producing MKLCDTGYEKKPEIKKIGIVLFMLLLTTLSASCSVKHDFQPSGMTALVPEKWHAPGNTSTDFDTTHPPDTQWWQQFHDDQLTNLITRLTTSNLTLKKARERIVELSARQGVIGAKARLNLEAALGYSHLKTGDRFISAQGVPPGKSIDLYSAGAVAGWELDLWGRTARLLEAGEENIRAGYADYHSFMVSLSAELTMAYIEARTQQALLKKIRKKIQLQQQLLALAKTRFQTGNSSKLDIIQIEQLLAGTRASLSAPQQQLITSQHHLGLLLASSREVILKADPPPICLL from the coding sequence ATGAAATTATGCGATACAGGTTATGAAAAAAAACCCGAAATAAAAAAAATCGGAATAGTTCTCTTTATGCTTCTGCTGACCACCTTGTCTGCGAGCTGCTCGGTGAAACACGATTTTCAACCGTCAGGTATGACAGCCCTCGTGCCGGAAAAATGGCATGCTCCCGGTAATACATCGACGGACTTTGACACTACTCATCCACCAGACACACAGTGGTGGCAGCAGTTCCATGACGATCAGCTGACCAACCTGATAACCAGACTTACAACCTCAAATCTTACACTGAAAAAAGCACGGGAACGAATAGTTGAACTGAGTGCCCGCCAGGGAGTCATCGGTGCCAAAGCCAGGTTAAACCTTGAAGCAGCCCTGGGCTACAGCCATCTCAAAACTGGTGACAGATTTATCTCCGCCCAGGGGGTCCCCCCCGGAAAAAGCATTGACCTGTATTCCGCTGGTGCTGTGGCCGGATGGGAACTTGATCTCTGGGGTCGAACTGCCAGACTCCTTGAGGCCGGAGAAGAAAATATCCGTGCTGGATATGCAGATTATCACTCCTTTATGGTGTCTCTTTCTGCGGAGCTGACCATGGCCTATATCGAAGCACGAACTCAGCAGGCACTGCTCAAAAAGATACGGAAAAAAATCCAACTGCAACAACAACTTCTTGCTCTTGCCAAAACCCGATTCCAAACAGGCAACAGCTCAAAGCTGGACATTATTCAAATCGAGCAACTCCTGGCCGGAACCCGTGCAAGCCTGTCTGCCCCACAACAACAACTCATTACAAGCCAGCACCACTTGGGACTCCTCCTTGCCTCCTCAAGGGAAGTAATACTCAAGGCAGATCCCCCCCCGATCTGCCTGCTATGA
- a CDS encoding TolC family protein, with product MIGIGLPIDLIKRRPDIRRALHNYQAAVARTDAAEAEQFPTLTLLGTLTLSSDSLDGVLNNNAFFYSLGPQLRIPLLTGNRIKSTIAVRASKTEQARLELEQQILSALSEVENGCARVIYSKKRVDELLQKQQYVNKDVLLAEELYHSGLGNNSRVLNRKLQLISLQESLLQARKQALFDIVFLYRALGGGWENELQLQQINQSNQKGGES from the coding sequence ATGATCGGAATCGGCTTGCCGATTGATCTCATAAAAAGAAGACCTGATATCCGCAGGGCACTGCACAACTACCAGGCTGCTGTCGCCAGAACGGATGCAGCCGAAGCGGAACAATTCCCGACACTGACACTCCTCGGAACTCTCACCCTGTCGAGTGACAGCCTTGATGGCGTGTTGAACAACAATGCGTTTTTCTACTCTCTTGGACCACAACTGCGTATTCCACTGCTTACGGGAAACCGAATTAAAAGTACCATTGCTGTCCGCGCTTCTAAAACGGAACAGGCCCGGCTTGAACTGGAACAGCAGATTCTCTCGGCACTATCAGAAGTTGAGAATGGTTGCGCCAGGGTAATTTACAGCAAAAAGAGAGTCGATGAACTTCTTCAGAAGCAGCAATACGTCAACAAAGACGTACTCCTGGCAGAAGAACTCTATCACTCCGGCCTTGGGAATAATTCCAGGGTTCTCAACAGGAAACTGCAACTTATTTCCCTTCAGGAATCACTGCTTCAGGCAAGAAAACAGGCACTTTTTGATATTGTTTTTCTCTATCGAGCTCTCGGAGGAGGTTGGGAAAATGAGCTGCAGCTTCAACAGATTAATCAATCGAATCAGAAAGGCGGAGAATCATGA
- a CDS encoding efflux RND transporter periplasmic adaptor subunit yields the protein MSCSFNRLINRIRKAENHEERIFFKNTRPAPDCRGGFYSFQTYNSARQPDDSGPLKIFGTIEIRDAALAFNEQERIQDIMVEEGEQVIKGQTLARLQTDRLEAGLAELKAKTAAQLQLVTRLKTGNRPEEIEQARAEVKAAAAKVKNTRQIITRLEKTSKSGATSIQDKENAQSELQIQEAQLEVRKKSLDLALQGPRKEDIAAAEQQLKALQAKVSLFNIRLQDMILTAPSPGIIQNRILEVGEMAGPGKPVFILALNDPKWVRAYIPEPQLNLINLGMKVRVFSDSFPGRPVEGWVGFLSPVAEFTPRTVQTEDLRTKLVYEVRIFVKDRENRLRLGMPVTVVISKKTD from the coding sequence ATGAGCTGCAGCTTCAACAGATTAATCAATCGAATCAGAAAGGCGGAGAATCATGAAGAAAGGATTTTTTTTAAAAATACTCGTCCTGCTCCTGATTGCAGGGGAGGATTTTACAGTTTTCAAACATACAACAGTGCCCGGCAGCCTGATGACTCCGGCCCGCTGAAAATATTTGGAACTATCGAGATCCGGGACGCAGCTCTTGCCTTTAACGAGCAGGAACGCATTCAGGATATTATGGTCGAGGAGGGAGAACAGGTAATAAAAGGTCAGACCCTGGCCCGTCTTCAAACGGATCGCCTGGAGGCCGGACTTGCCGAACTCAAAGCTAAAACAGCAGCACAACTCCAACTGGTAACCAGGCTCAAAACAGGAAACCGTCCCGAAGAAATTGAGCAGGCCCGCGCCGAAGTCAAAGCAGCAGCGGCCAAAGTAAAAAATACCCGCCAGATCATTACCCGCCTGGAAAAAACATCAAAAAGTGGTGCCACCAGTATTCAGGATAAGGAAAATGCTCAATCAGAGCTCCAAATCCAGGAAGCACAGCTTGAGGTTCGAAAAAAATCGCTTGATCTCGCCCTTCAGGGTCCCAGGAAAGAAGATATTGCAGCAGCTGAGCAACAGTTAAAGGCCCTGCAAGCCAAAGTTTCGCTTTTCAATATTCGATTGCAGGATATGATTCTTACTGCTCCATCTCCTGGCATTATACAAAACCGAATCCTCGAGGTCGGAGAAATGGCCGGACCTGGAAAACCCGTTTTTATCCTGGCACTCAACGACCCTAAATGGGTGCGGGCCTATATTCCGGAACCGCAGCTCAACCTTATCAATCTCGGCATGAAGGTCCGGGTTTTCAGTGACTCCTTCCCCGGTCGCCCCGTCGAAGGATGGGTTGGTTTTCTCTCACCCGTCGCCGAATTTACTCCAAGAACAGTACAGACAGAAGATCTGCGCACGAAACTGGTGTATGAGGTCAGAATCTTCGTTAAAGACAGGGAAAACCGACTGCGACTCGGTATGCCGGTGACCGTTGTTATCAGCAAAAAGACAGACTGA
- a CDS encoding ATP-binding cassette domain-containing protein yields the protein MQKITTEISPENKPVLFAEEISKTFVGKKKVTTEALQNISLHCMKGRVTGLVGADGAGKTTLLRIAAGLLIPSSGEMKIFGRDSMKDSLEIQSRIGYMPQKFGLYQDLTVQENLNLYADLQGVPGPERPGRYKRLLAMTDLTDYTKRRAGDLSGGMKQKLGLACALIKSPELLLLDEPTVGVDPISRRELWKIIYELVEKNSISVLVSTAYLDEAEQCDHIIVLHQGKLLAEGTPDLFINTMKGRVFIVIPTETTTLRNSFTGLADNPGILDATIRSGHIRIVMEKKKDLAPTAVSPEIYGEKRSTEPTFEDAFMALIPRSPTSFQSEKRQKNSKTTHYSERHPVFVENLCKLFGTFKAVKNLSFSVERGEIFGLLGPNGAGKSTTFRMLCGLLPASSGTILVAGHNLRKSRAKARIHLGYMAQQFSMYGQLSSHENLLFFGKAYGLSGRHLKKRIDWAFHEFELDQWRDRPAFSLPGGYKQRLAMAAALLHEPEILFLDEPTSGVDPFARREFWLRINGFAEQGVTVVVTTHFMEEAEYCDRMLIMSEGKTLAVGSPADIRNLAKSPQNNQPTMDDAFIELAERARENRV from the coding sequence ATGCAGAAAATAACGACTGAAATTTCCCCGGAAAACAAGCCTGTCCTGTTCGCCGAAGAAATCTCAAAAACCTTCGTGGGGAAGAAAAAAGTTACAACCGAGGCACTACAGAACATTTCCCTGCACTGCATGAAAGGCAGGGTCACCGGACTGGTGGGAGCGGACGGCGCCGGAAAGACGACTCTTCTCAGAATTGCAGCCGGCCTGCTGATACCGTCGTCGGGAGAGATGAAAATCTTCGGTCGTGACAGCATGAAGGACAGTCTTGAAATCCAAAGTCGTATAGGCTACATGCCGCAGAAATTTGGACTCTACCAGGATCTGACTGTACAGGAAAATTTGAATCTTTACGCCGATCTACAGGGTGTTCCAGGACCAGAACGCCCAGGGCGTTACAAGCGACTTCTGGCAATGACTGATCTGACGGACTATACCAAACGACGGGCGGGCGATCTTTCCGGTGGAATGAAGCAGAAGCTTGGACTTGCCTGCGCCCTGATCAAATCCCCCGAGCTGCTTCTTCTGGATGAACCGACCGTTGGTGTTGACCCCATATCCCGCAGGGAATTGTGGAAAATTATCTATGAACTGGTGGAAAAAAATTCCATTTCTGTACTCGTCTCTACCGCCTATCTCGATGAAGCAGAACAATGTGACCATATCATTGTCCTCCACCAGGGAAAACTTCTGGCAGAGGGAACCCCCGATCTTTTCATCAATACCATGAAAGGAAGGGTTTTTATCGTAATTCCTACTGAGACGACAACACTTCGAAACAGCTTTACCGGACTTGCAGATAACCCGGGAATTCTTGATGCCACAATCCGTTCGGGTCATATCAGAATAGTAATGGAAAAGAAAAAGGATTTAGCCCCCACTGCTGTTTCTCCCGAAATATATGGAGAAAAACGTTCCACTGAACCGACCTTCGAAGATGCCTTTATGGCCCTTATTCCTCGATCACCTACCTCATTTCAGAGTGAAAAGAGGCAGAAAAACTCAAAAACAACACATTACAGTGAGCGACATCCAGTTTTTGTAGAAAATCTCTGTAAACTTTTTGGCACTTTTAAGGCTGTAAAAAACTTAAGTTTTTCTGTTGAAAGAGGGGAAATTTTTGGTTTACTGGGCCCTAATGGCGCCGGGAAAAGCACCACTTTTCGTATGCTTTGCGGGCTCCTTCCCGCAAGCTCCGGCACGATCCTCGTTGCAGGGCATAATTTAAGAAAATCAAGGGCAAAAGCCAGGATTCATCTCGGCTACATGGCCCAACAGTTTTCCATGTACGGTCAACTGAGTTCGCACGAAAATCTGCTTTTTTTCGGAAAAGCATACGGTCTTTCAGGTCGACACCTGAAAAAACGCATAGACTGGGCTTTTCATGAATTTGAACTCGACCAGTGGCGGGACAGACCTGCCTTTTCACTTCCCGGTGGCTATAAACAACGACTGGCAATGGCAGCAGCCCTTCTACACGAGCCTGAAATTCTGTTTCTCGACGAACCCACATCAGGAGTAGATCCTTTTGCCCGTCGAGAATTCTGGTTACGAATCAACGGCTTTGCAGAACAGGGTGTTACCGTCGTTGTAACCACCCATTTTATGGAAGAAGCCGAGTATTGCGACCGTATGCTTATCATGAGTGAAGGAAAAACTCTGGCCGTAGGCAGCCCCGCCGACATCAGAAACCTGGCAAAATCTCCTCAAAACAACCAACCAACCATGGATGATGCCTTTATAGAACTGGCCGAAAGAGCCCGGGAGAACAGGGTATGA
- a CDS encoding ABC transporter permease — protein MSSLFMLASLGFGLLLSAAIRIQFVAAQISIVAGFLPAFFLSGLLFDLGSAPTVIRLVSYLVPARYFVTISHTLFMAGDIKSVLVPNGLVLAAMAVVFLSLSYRKIPKRLER, from the coding sequence TTGAGTTCGCTCTTTATGCTGGCCTCCCTTGGATTTGGTCTGTTACTGTCGGCTGCCATTCGTATCCAGTTTGTTGCGGCCCAGATATCTATCGTGGCCGGATTCCTGCCGGCATTTTTTCTCTCCGGACTGCTTTTTGATCTTGGAAGTGCCCCGACTGTCATCCGGCTGGTCAGTTACCTTGTGCCCGCCCGTTACTTCGTCACTATCAGCCATACCCTGTTTATGGCAGGAGATATCAAGTCGGTCCTCGTACCCAACGGACTTGTTCTGGCCGCCATGGCAGTCGTTTTTCTTTCTCTTTCCTATCGAAAAATCCCCAAAAGGCTGGAGAGATAA
- a CDS encoding ABC transporter permease, protein MNSFHRILALIIKEFSTILKDPKSRFVIIGPPLIQFFLFGYAATYDLKNVPYAVFDESRSTLSRQLLTKVESSGIFRLTDYLGNQEQMTGSINSEKARLAIHIGSGFEKNIRSARPVQVQVIADGRNPNVALIALGYFNTIIEQFNRELVLQGIVRQNSPAIRLVERSWFNSNLRSRWFIVSSLGGIISMVVVMILTSLSVAREREFGTFDQLLVAPFSPGEILLGKSVPPIVFGLFNALLFAVGAVYWFSIPFRGTISALVTILLCFIVTIVGVGLLVSSLSTTMQQGLLGSFLFIMPAVTLSGFATPVENMPLWLQRADMLNPARYIIAALRNIFLEGADLSMIWPFLWPLMIIAAVTLPLAALLFRYRSG, encoded by the coding sequence ATGAACAGTTTTCACAGAATTCTAGCCCTGATAATAAAGGAGTTTTCCACAATCCTGAAAGACCCGAAGAGCCGTTTTGTCATTATTGGCCCACCCCTGATTCAATTTTTTCTCTTTGGTTACGCGGCAACATATGATCTGAAAAATGTACCCTACGCCGTCTTTGATGAGTCCCGCTCGACTCTCTCCCGACAGTTACTGACCAAAGTTGAAAGCTCCGGGATATTTCGCTTAACCGATTACCTGGGTAACCAAGAGCAGATGACCGGAAGCATTAACAGTGAAAAGGCCAGGCTTGCCATCCATATCGGCTCCGGATTTGAAAAAAATATACGATCAGCACGACCCGTTCAGGTGCAGGTCATCGCCGATGGTCGAAATCCCAATGTAGCCCTGATCGCCCTTGGCTATTTCAATACCATTATCGAGCAGTTCAACCGGGAGCTTGTTCTTCAGGGGATCGTGAGACAGAACAGCCCTGCCATCCGCCTGGTGGAACGTTCCTGGTTCAACAGCAACCTGCGCAGCAGATGGTTTATCGTCTCGTCTCTTGGCGGTATTATCAGCATGGTGGTGGTGATGATTCTAACAAGCCTTTCTGTTGCCCGGGAGCGGGAATTCGGAACCTTTGACCAGCTTCTGGTAGCCCCGTTTTCACCTGGAGAAATCCTGCTCGGCAAATCGGTGCCGCCAATCGTTTTCGGTCTTTTCAATGCCCTGCTTTTTGCTGTGGGTGCGGTTTACTGGTTTTCTATTCCGTTTCGGGGCACAATAAGTGCTCTTGTTACCATCCTGCTCTGTTTTATTGTAACAATCGTCGGCGTTGGCTTGCTTGTTTCCTCCCTTTCCACAACCATGCAGCAGGGGCTCCTCGGTTCCTTTCTTTTTATCATGCCTGCGGTAACCCTGTCCGGATTCGCCACCCCCGTCGAAAACATGCCGCTCTGGCTGCAACGGGCCGATATGCTCAATCCGGCCCGCTATATTATCGCTGCCCTGAGAAATATTTTCCTCGAAGGAGCAGACCTCTCCATGATCTGGCCTTTTCTCTGGCCTCTCATGATAATTGCCGCAGTGACCCTGCCCCTGGCAGCCCTGTTATTTCGATACCGCTCAGGATAG
- a CDS encoding response regulator transcription factor, translating to MTLCNGPILIVEDDPNTSTLIATYLLREGFSILAAFDGEQALEKAREHQPGFVILDIMLPKIDGWEICRQLREVSDVPILILSAREEEMDRVFGLSIGADDYVVKPFSPRELVERVKAILRRTNTGISEKKRRLSHGGLVVDPERYTVTLDNIPVKLTTSEYKLLHTFMSSPGRVFSRNELLARFYEHGETVMERVIDVHIGNLRQKIEENPSKPHYILTVRGFGYRFADGEND from the coding sequence ATGACATTATGTAATGGTCCCATACTCATTGTTGAAGATGACCCTAATACCTCGACACTGATTGCCACCTATCTGCTCAGAGAAGGCTTCTCGATTCTGGCAGCTTTTGATGGTGAACAGGCCCTGGAAAAGGCCAGAGAGCATCAGCCGGGATTTGTCATACTGGATATCATGCTACCAAAAATCGATGGCTGGGAAATCTGCCGGCAGTTGAGAGAAGTCTCTGATGTGCCGATTCTTATCCTCTCTGCCAGGGAAGAAGAGATGGACCGGGTTTTCGGCCTTTCAATTGGCGCGGATGATTATGTTGTCAAACCTTTCAGCCCGAGAGAACTCGTTGAAAGAGTAAAGGCAATACTCAGACGTACCAACACCGGCATTTCAGAGAAAAAAAGGCGATTATCCCATGGTGGATTGGTGGTTGATCCCGAGAGATACACGGTTACCCTGGATAATATTCCTGTTAAACTGACTACCTCTGAATATAAGCTTCTCCATACCTTTATGTCCTCTCCCGGCAGAGTTTTTTCAAGAAATGAGCTCCTTGCCAGATTTTACGAACACGGTGAAACAGTCATGGAGCGGGTCATTGATGTGCATATAGGTAATCTCAGGCAGAAAATCGAGGAAAACCCCTCAAAGCCACATTACATCCTGACCGTGCGTGGGTTTGGTTATCGTTTTGCTGATGGGGAGAATGACTGA
- a CDS encoding sensor histidine kinase has translation MKNRLLWKLLLTNAFPVIGVIFLIVWLAIDKLAARYFMALMKTYNIPTEETHRMFLTSIHQYLWWAGAVALGLAVILSYLLTRKVLKPLSEMTDITREIAAGNYSLRTDIITGDEVGELGAAFNKMADSLERIEQLRKKMVADVAHELRTPLTNLRGYLEALNDKIVPPTPELFQMLQQENLRLVHLVDNLQQLSRADAAKVHLNLENVTLSELILQVMHLFSLHFQKKNIAVKTRFAGHEATINADRDKLLQAIRNLVENCWKYTPDGGEVVISTFTVPTGLKANFQNSGPEISEKDLPFIFERFFRVDKSRSRDGGGAGIGLAITKELIKAHGGDIGAASTGGKTDIWFFLPR, from the coding sequence ATGAAAAACCGCCTTCTCTGGAAACTGCTGCTGACAAATGCCTTCCCGGTTATTGGCGTTATTTTTCTAATAGTCTGGCTGGCCATTGATAAACTGGCCGCCAGATACTTCATGGCCCTGATGAAAACCTACAATATTCCCACTGAAGAAACCCACAGGATGTTTCTCACATCAATTCACCAGTATCTCTGGTGGGCGGGGGCGGTGGCCCTGGGGCTGGCCGTTATCCTCAGTTACCTGTTGACACGAAAAGTATTAAAACCCCTTTCTGAAATGACGGATATCACAAGGGAAATTGCAGCCGGAAATTATTCCCTGCGAACAGACATCATAACAGGAGACGAGGTGGGTGAGCTTGGCGCAGCTTTTAACAAGATGGCCGACAGCCTGGAAAGAATTGAACAACTGCGAAAGAAAATGGTTGCAGACGTGGCCCACGAACTCCGCACTCCGTTGACGAATCTACGGGGATACCTCGAAGCTTTAAACGATAAAATAGTACCACCGACACCTGAACTGTTCCAGATGCTCCAGCAGGAAAATCTCCGACTGGTTCACCTGGTTGACAATCTGCAGCAGTTATCGCGGGCAGATGCAGCAAAAGTTCATCTCAATCTTGAAAATGTCACACTTTCTGAACTCATTTTGCAGGTTATGCATCTTTTCTCACTTCATTTTCAGAAAAAAAATATTGCAGTGAAGACACGGTTCGCCGGACACGAGGCAACGATCAATGCAGACAGGGACAAGCTGCTCCAGGCAATCAGAAATCTTGTTGAAAATTGCTGGAAATACACCCCTGATGGCGGCGAGGTGGTTATTTCCACATTTACAGTACCCACAGGATTGAAGGCGAATTTTCAAAACAGTGGTCCTGAAATATCCGAAAAAGATCTCCCCTTTATTTTTGAGAGATTTTTCCGTGTGGACAAATCCCGTTCCAGAGATGGTGGTGGCGCGGGAATTGGCCTTGCCATCACCAAAGAACTTATTAAAGCCCACGGTGGTGATATCGGTGCAGCAAGCACTGGAGGAAAAACAGACATCTGGTTCTTCCTGCCCCGCTGA
- a CDS encoding YHS domain-containing (seleno)protein: MKHCLILLLTILSLASFTPAAEKNSQLNIDSSGLAIQGYDPVSYFSNEPQPGRSEFETVLNGTRYRFINRQNKDLFEKRPENYLPAYGGWCAWAMLDGNKVSIDPKTYIILNGTNYLFYNGFWGTL; encoded by the coding sequence ATGAAACATTGTCTAATATTGCTTCTTACAATACTGTCTCTTGCTTCTTTTACACCGGCAGCAGAAAAAAACAGTCAGTTAAATATAGACAGCAGCGGACTGGCCATCCAGGGATATGACCCGGTCAGCTATTTTTCAAACGAACCGCAGCCCGGCAGAAGCGAATTTGAAACAGTTCTCAACGGTACACGCTATAGGTTCATAAACCGGCAAAACAAGGATCTTTTTGAAAAACGTCCGGAAAACTATCTTCCGGCGTATGGGGGATGGTGTGCCTGGGCAATGCTGGACGGGAACAAGGTCAGTATCGATCCGAAAACATATATAATACTAAATGGAACTAACTATCTTTTTTACAACGGGTTCTGGGGAACACTCTGA
- a CDS encoding branched-chain amino acid ABC transporter substrate-binding protein, with the protein MLKHYTVIFFSCVATLCLSAMLTGCSSPEPKVVCTDSIGCVAIPPDAPLKIGVLQALSGDVAPLGVAQIRGLELALERRGGLVLGHPVALQVEDTGCTAEGGANAALKVIADPDTVAIFGTTCSGAAVTGSKAMSDAGLSMISGNNSAPFLTAIAGKAAPSWQKGYFRTAPNEENAGRIAAEYAYSQLGMRRAATINDNDIYTRGLTEGFKKAFLEFGGEVVLATSINKGDTQMVPVLTAVAHARADLLFFPLFQPEGNHILQQARSIPELAETVLISGGALIEQTFIDAVGKDAVGMYFVGPASPFGQAVDKLAGLYEGKYNEKPTVSYYLSAYDAANLLFSAIEQAQATQKDGTLLIGRQKLRDVLYSGKPIKGVTGTLSCDEFGDCAQPSFRVLRLDDPALGVQGLEENAVFTGTSK; encoded by the coding sequence ATGCTGAAACACTATACCGTTATTTTTTTCTCCTGCGTTGCTACCTTGTGTCTTTCTGCCATGCTTACCGGATGCAGTTCACCTGAGCCAAAGGTCGTCTGTACCGACAGCATTGGCTGTGTTGCCATACCTCCTGACGCTCCCCTGAAAATTGGGGTTCTCCAGGCTTTGAGTGGAGATGTCGCCCCGCTGGGGGTGGCGCAAATTAGGGGGCTGGAGCTTGCCCTTGAGCGTAGGGGAGGTTTGGTGCTTGGGCACCCTGTTGCTCTGCAGGTTGAGGATACCGGCTGCACGGCAGAGGGAGGCGCCAATGCTGCCCTGAAGGTGATTGCAGATCCCGATACCGTTGCGATTTTCGGCACAACCTGTTCCGGAGCAGCGGTTACAGGATCAAAAGCAATGTCTGATGCGGGCCTGAGTATGATTTCAGGGAATAATTCAGCGCCTTTTCTAACCGCTATCGCGGGGAAGGCAGCGCCAAGCTGGCAAAAAGGGTATTTTCGTACTGCTCCCAATGAGGAAAATGCCGGCAGGATCGCAGCTGAGTATGCCTACAGTCAGCTGGGGATGCGTAGAGCAGCTACCATCAATGATAACGATATTTATACCAGGGGATTGACAGAAGGTTTTAAAAAAGCCTTTCTTGAGTTTGGCGGTGAGGTTGTACTGGCTACCTCTATTAACAAGGGCGATACGCAGATGGTACCGGTACTGACTGCAGTGGCTCACGCTCGGGCCGACCTGCTTTTTTTCCCGTTGTTTCAACCTGAAGGTAACCATATTTTGCAACAGGCACGCTCGATTCCCGAATTAGCAGAGACCGTGCTGATCAGTGGTGGAGCTTTGATTGAACAGACTTTCATTGATGCTGTGGGAAAGGATGCTGTCGGTATGTACTTTGTTGGCCCTGCGAGTCCTTTCGGGCAAGCTGTTGATAAGCTTGCCGGGCTGTATGAGGGAAAATACAATGAAAAACCCACTGTCAGTTATTATCTCAGTGCCTATGATGCAGCAAATCTTCTTTTCTCAGCCATTGAGCAAGCTCAAGCAACACAAAAAGACGGCACTCTGCTTATCGGGCGACAGAAACTGCGTGATGTTCTGTATTCAGGTAAACCCATTAAAGGAGTGACCGGCACCCTGTCCTGTGATGAGTTTGGTGACTGCGCCCAACCTTCCTTTCGGGTTCTTCGCCTTGACGACCCTGCTCTCGGGGTTCAGGGATTGGAGGAAAATGCGGTTTTCACCGGAACATCAAAGTAG